In Methanosarcinales archaeon, the sequence TTGGGAAATCTAGGTCAGAAATCGAAGAGGAGTTGGATATTGACAAATCATTGTTGAAATATCATATTGATTTTTTGAAAGAAGGGAAGTATATTATTCTTGAAGGTGATATATTCAGGCTTACGGATGAGGGACTTACTTTATTATCAAACATTTAATAGAGTATATTTATTCAATAATCCTTAAAATTATGCAGTATGTTTAAATTTATTTTGGATCCATCCATTTCATCAATGATACAGATCTTCAGATGTTTGCCAGATACCTTGACCATCTAATAAACATGGTACATCAGAAACAATTTCTTTTTTAAGAAAAGTAGACTATTTTGAATCCACTATTGGAAAATATATGCAATTATCCTGGCCAGGTAGATTGGGAATACAAGCGGGGCCAATTTTACCACAATAATAATTGTCATAATATTCAGGA encodes:
- a CDS encoding winged helix-turn-helix transcriptional regulator, whose translation is MNENIDDDELDEMVMRGPTMREKKVSHHDMMFKALSNPIRRKVIVSIGAFGKSRSEIEEELDIDKSLLKYHIDFLKEGKYIILEGDIFRLTDEGLTLLSNI